The Cicer arietinum cultivar CDC Frontier isolate Library 1 chromosome 1, Cicar.CDCFrontier_v2.0, whole genome shotgun sequence genome contains the following window.
TGGCGACGAGAGACATTAGTAGTCATTCCATCTTTTTCTTAGTATCCTAAATAAACATACttgaatttctatttttataaattaaaatatcgaAGTTAAATCTGCACCCTTCAATAAGGTTCCTATTATTGTCACGCGTGCATACAAGGAGTGCCATGGCCCAGTAACTGCATGTGCCTTCTgtgatatgttttaaaatgtttcaACCTATAAATCATCTCAATCAGTTatcaataacatttataatattaatatatattaatatggGAAGTTAAATAAAGATACAAgagaaaaacatatttaaatgatGAGATAAAGATGTgtgaaaaatgtatttaaatttaatttaattaataaatatcgatattattaatttaaatattaaaatcaaaattttacaattgtttaagttagttataataatatttatcgtCTTATGTAAAACAACAAGTATGAGAAATACTGGGTGTTTTCATTAaccaaattgttttttattaaaaagttgGAAAGGTGCCTTTTTGTCCAAcatctctttatactttctCCATTCTTGACATTCCTTTGGgcataaaatttagaaaattacaTTAGTTTTATGTCTCCTATCCTACATTAAACAATTTGGacttcagattgattttgttggAGACTTGGACACGCAGGCACGAAGAGACCAAACAACATATCTCcgtctaaaatcaattttgtggATAATCTATTATTCCAAACACACACTACGATAACCACTTGCAATATAAGCTAAGACATCTCAATATTGTGTCTCACCACATGTGCAATGTGCTATGTTAGTTTGGAAGTGAATCCAAGTTCATAACTTGAGTCAGTGCTattctttgttgttttattGTGTTTATGGCTGGAAAGTAGATTGATTAGCATGCTTTGCtacattaaaatattagatGACTAGTTCTAAAGGTTCAAGTTGTTGTCTTCTTGTGGGAATGTACTTTATTTTCCTCAAGTgttttttctccaaaaaattAAAAGCTTATTAATAATATAGAAACCTCTCATCAAGTTCCACCGCAAAGTATCACCATTTAAAAAGTTATAGTTCCTTCGTTaattagtataaaattattttaaagtaagtACCAATGTAATATAAATGGTAGAAGAACCCTTCTAAAACAGTTTTATAATAACAAGATTATTAAGATTATTAAAGgtaattttagtctctctatttttatttattcacgaaattagtattttttttttttaaagttgacAATTTTGGCCATCccttcttattttttaactagAAAATGACGACGTAAAATGTTTTGAATAACGTGACATGTGATACGATAACgtaaaatgattaacactcatgaaattgaaataaaatgcaCTAAAAACTTAGCTTTCAACTTAggaaattttcatatttttaatttaattaataacatatgaataattaatgcatctagatgattctataccataaaattatatgttacatcattaaaaatatgtcaattcgcatttttttagttcaaaaatctgaggGAAGAACTAAAActattgttttataaaatagGGGGATCATTTATggtaattgataataataaatgaattaaaactgcaattaaaccattATAAAACTATAAGAGTCATATGATATCACTGAGGAATAACACTAGACAACAAAAAACAAAGTTGGATGTGAAGACTGAGAATTATATCTCTatgatttttaactaaaatttatagATACCACTTTTATCAGAGGAAggttacatttttttaattttatactgATAATTGTACATCTTCAGGGTAGTTGTTTTTCTGTTGCATATCTTAATTGTTTGAGTAAAGATGATTTGCCACTATACTCTAATGATTGATTTTTCTTTAGTGCTTTTGGTCATGTTCAATAAAGCAGCTCTCACTTCTTACAGTTTCCCATTTGCAAATGTCATTTCACTTGCTCAGgtaaatcatttttcaaaatgGTTTGTAACTATCGTTAGTTTAATCCTTGTTGTCTCATTCTAATTTCTCAGCACTCAATCTTAATTTGTTCTGTTTTGGCTCTATTttgataaacaatttaattaaatatttatagtgTAAACGAATATCGTACAAATACTTTTGTATAAGtcatttttataacaataaaataaaatcaaactgtttttatataagctataagTTATATTCATATACTGTCTTGTAGAGCATATATAAATAACTTGAAAACAACTTACAAACATATCATATCATAAAGATGTTTCCAAAAGTTCTTTCAAACTATCTCAGAAGTGCTTACAAGTTCTGCTTCATATATGAGTCACATGTAGctcttctctctcttttttcctTATCAtcctttaatattatttttccattCTGATAAGTTAGTATATATACTTATATGTCATGTTGGTTTCAGATGGTGTGTGCATTTGTTATTCTCTATGTGTTGAAATCCTTCAAGATAATTTCTTTCACTACTGGTGAATCCCAGAACAGCTCTAATAACAATTCAATACTATTGGTGTCCTTCACTACATTATACTACACATTTCCACTAGCATTAACATATTTGCTGTATATGGTAAGTATTTgtaaacatttatttttgatttgtacACATCAAGAACATAAGTCATAAGTTTTCTCCAACAATCTCTGTACCTATTTGGTGAAAGGTTGTGACGATGGAAGCTGTGCGCGGCATAAATATTCCAATGTACACCACTCTTAGAAGAACTATTGTGGCCTTCACAATGATTATGGAGTATTTTATATCAGGGAAGAAGCATTCAAGTTCTGTTGTTGGAAGGTTTGGAACTCTAACTTTTCTTTCTATCCAATGGTTGTACTTGGATAATTCATATCATGATAATGAAAGTGGTGAGTTAGAAGAAtggttatatattttatttgttccaTGCATGCACATTCCAACTAGTATATGCTAATATCTGTTGAGAGACGACATCGCTAGTCTGGGTAGCCTTCATAAGGCTTCGACAATACTTATCTTACAAGCTAGTTTTATAGAGTTGAATTAAGCCCTATACactaattttaacttttaaggTGATAGCAGAATCTATTAGAGATATGTTATAGGACAAAAACTTTGTCATTTCACCACTCCAACATACTCCTCACGCTTAAGACTGCGCGTCTAAAGCATGGAATCCAAATTTAAATTTGGTATTAGAATCTAACTAACAACTGTTATTAGATTAAGTTTGTCACTCCAACACACTTTAGGATTTAACTTCTAAAACATGGAAAAATGTAGGTGGAATAACACGGATCTCAACAGTATCAATTAACCGATTAGTTTGCTTAAGAAAATGAAGAGTAAAGTGGATGAAAAGATCATGCTATATATTTCAGCTAATTAAGTAGCTGTATTGTGGTTTTTAACTCTTTATCTGTCATATCCTACTTGATCATtgttctattcttttatatattgtagattttatatcatatatgtaTCAGTGATTATTATGCGTTGATTACTTTGCCTGACGGATCAAGGGATTTATTAGTGTTGGGATAATCCTAGCTGGTGCTTTGATTGCTGGAGCTCGAGACTTATCATTTGATGCTTATGCCTATACAGTTGTTTTCCTAGAAAACATGTGCAAAGCAGTGTACCTTGCTTCTGTTTCTCATGTTGGTAAGATGATCACCGTTTCTTGTTATGTATCATTCATTTGACTACTTTTGGAGTCTGTCATCATTGAATCTCGTATACTTCCAATTTTTCATAGGTAAAGCTAGTGGTCTTAATATATTTGGTATTATATGGAGCAATGGTAAGATTTAGTAATCTTGAAAGTGTTGTTTTTCTCCTATTTCATTGGTTttgaacataataataattggaTTCATATCTTaatccttcattttttttttctagtgtTGATTTGTGGACCAATATTGTTTCTATGGTCCTTGCTTAGAGGTGACCTCCAATCAACACTCAACTTCCCATATTTGCTCTACCCTGGATTTCAGGTGCTTCTTGTtaccaaatgttaatccatatACTTTGGAACATTAATTCCTTTATCTTGAAAGTGTAGTTGTAAGTTTGTGTCATTCATTTCCAAAAATGTTTGATGTAATTGTTATTATTCAATTGATAATTTGGAGGCATTATTTGATTTACTGCATTGGAATCTTGGGCAGGTTGTGATGGTTCTGTCATGTGGttttactttctttttaaaCTACATTGTTGTTTTAAATACAACTATCAACTCAGCACTTACACAGGCAATATGTGGTAATTTAAAGGTTAGTTCTGTTTCTACATTATGTCGTTCATTTTTGTGCCTGCACTAACCATAAGTTTCCAcatgaaaactattttatttacttGTATGCTACATGGAAAAAGAACTCAAGAGTCCATACATAtgctattattaatttattacctTCTTTTCGCAACTCAAAGTCTTCTCAAAAGCCTCCCAACTTTATTTGGATTGgctaattcaaatatttattttatatgttctaatatatgtttttgtgtattttaaaatattgggAGTAGGAGAAGAAACACTCCTATTATTATCTAATATATTGTTAAAACATTTTTTCCAGGATGTTTTTACTAGTGGGATTGGTTGGATGTTATTTGGAGGACTTCCATATGATTTGGTAAACACAATCCCTTTGGGGACTTTAATTCTTGACTGGTGTCTCGTTCACTctgtatattcttttttatgtaACTTATAAAGTCTTGTGTATTTGTTGGCATGCAGTTCAATGTTCTTGGTCAATCACTTAGCTTCTTTGGGTCCTGTTTGTATGCCTATTATAAACTCCAAGGAATCTGAAGACGACAGATTTCATTTGGAAGCATCAAAACAAACACAGTTATTGCGGATTGTTCTACAAGTTTCTTGCTTTCATAGTCTAAAAATGAAAAGCAAAAATTTTGAAttctctattaaaaaaaattacagtaTACAAAATGAGTTTAGTAGTACTTTGAAGGTATGGTGGTGTAATCTTGTGCCTTAAGATTTTGTAGGCAATCAGGATCGTTATCAGTTTCAAGAAAACTACAATCGATTTTAGCCATTATAAATTTGTATAATGtggaaaaaataatactattttaaaCGCGGATGAAAAATTCTCAAACATAGGATAATGGATTGCATGATATATGTAGATCCTTATCTTCTTACTCTGCAACCCCTCTAGAGTGCAACTCTTTGTAGATTTGCTGAAGCGGTGGTACTGCATTTTCTGAGCAGTATGGCAAAAACCGAGAATTGgggaaaaaattatcaaaagatAGTATTCAAATATGAAATTGATAATATGAAAATTGAATTCATTGCATATTTTGCTAACtgaatacataaaataaatgtgatataatatcaaaataaacatCGAACATGGAATAAGAATCTAAAGCATATTAAGCATCACATTTCTTCAAGAATTCATTGAATGTCAACAACTGCAAAACTATAGAAAGCAAGCCAACTTTGTCCCAAAAACGAAACTGACCAAATACAGGAGG
Protein-coding sequences here:
- the LOC105852425 gene encoding UDP-N-acetylglucosamine transporter UGNT1-like, yielding MKSEKNLLPLFNDVKQSEDREEKVPTMTRKGVYAALSYMLSSVLLVMFNKAALTSYSFPFANVISLAQMVCAFVILYVLKSFKIISFTTGESQNSSNNNSILLVSFTTLYYTFPLALTYLLYMVVTMEAVRGINIPMYTTLRRTIVAFTMIMEYFISGKKHSSSVVGSVGIILAGALIAGARDLSFDAYAYTVVFLENMCKAVYLASVSHVGKASGLNIFGIIWSNVLICGPILFLWSLLRGDLQSTLNFPYLLYPGFQVVMVLSCGFTFFLNYIVVLNTTINSALTQAICGNLKDVFTSGIGWMLFGGLPYDLFNVLGQSLSFFGSCLYAYYKLQGI